From Pseudomonas poae, the proteins below share one genomic window:
- the hflC gene encoding protease modulator HflC has translation MSNKSLTALIVGVVVVIAAWNCFYIVSQTERAVLLQFGRVVQADVQPGLHVKVPYVNQVRKFDGRLMTLDAPTQRFLTLEKKAVMVDAYAKWRVKDAERFYTATSGLKQIADERLSRRLESGLRDQFGKRTLHEVVSGERDALMADITRSLNTMAEKELGIEVVDVRVKAIDLPKEVNRSVFERMSTEREREAREHRAKGNELAEGIRADADRQRRVLLAEAYRESEEARGDGDAQAAAIYAKAYGQDQEFYAFYRSLRAYRESFANKTDVMVLDPSSDFFRYLEKSK, from the coding sequence ATGAGCAATAAATCGCTGACCGCCCTGATTGTGGGCGTCGTCGTGGTCATCGCTGCCTGGAACTGCTTCTACATCGTGTCTCAGACCGAGCGCGCGGTGTTGCTGCAATTCGGTCGTGTGGTCCAGGCGGATGTCCAGCCGGGCCTGCATGTGAAAGTCCCCTACGTGAACCAGGTGCGCAAGTTCGACGGCCGCCTGATGACCCTGGATGCACCGACACAGCGCTTCCTGACCCTGGAAAAGAAAGCCGTGATGGTTGACGCCTACGCCAAGTGGCGCGTCAAGGATGCCGAGCGCTTCTACACCGCGACTTCCGGCCTCAAGCAGATTGCCGACGAGCGTTTGTCGCGCCGTCTGGAGTCGGGCCTGCGTGACCAGTTTGGTAAGCGCACCCTGCACGAGGTGGTATCTGGTGAACGTGATGCGCTGATGGCGGATATCACCCGTTCGCTGAACACAATGGCGGAAAAAGAGCTGGGCATCGAAGTGGTCGATGTTCGGGTCAAGGCCATTGACCTGCCGAAGGAAGTGAACCGCAGCGTGTTCGAGCGTATGAGCACCGAGCGTGAGCGTGAAGCCCGTGAGCACCGCGCCAAGGGTAATGAACTGGCGGAAGGGATCCGTGCGGATGCCGATCGTCAGCGTCGTGTACTGTTGGCTGAAGCCTATCGCGAGTCTGAAGAGGCGCGTGGTGATGGTGATGCTCAAGCCGCGGCGATCTACGCCAAGGCGTACGGCCAGGACCAGGAGTTCTACGCGTTCTACCGTAGCCTGCGCGCCTACCGTGAAAGCTTCGCGAACAAAACCGACGTCATGGTGCTGGACCCAAGCAGCGACTTCTTCCGCTACCTGGAAAAGTCCAAGTAA
- the hflK gene encoding FtsH protease activity modulator HflK yields the protein MAWNEPGGNSNNQDPWGGKRRNNGDRKGPPDLDEAFRKLQESLNGLFGGGKKRGGDDGGRTSKGGGYGLLGLGLVVLAAVWLYSAVYVVDEQEQAVVLRFGKYYETVGPGLNIYFPPIDKKYMENVTRERAYTKQGQMLTEDENIVEVPLTVQYKISNLQDFVLNVDQPEISLQHATESALRHVVGSTAMDQVLTEGRELMASEIKERLQRFLDTYRTGITVTQVNVQSAAAPREVQEAFDDVIRAREDEQRSRNQAETYANGVVPEARGQAQRILEDANGYRDEVVSRAKGEADRFTKLVAEYRKAPEVTRERLYLDTMQEVFSNTSKVLVTGSKGGQNNLLYLPLDKMIEGGRSSTSAPSTGSNAAANEASARAAADLLQQQTRTRESR from the coding sequence ATGGCTTGGAATGAGCCGGGTGGCAACTCGAATAATCAGGATCCTTGGGGTGGTAAACGCCGCAATAATGGCGACCGCAAGGGGCCACCAGATCTCGACGAGGCCTTCCGAAAGCTGCAGGAAAGCCTGAATGGGTTGTTCGGTGGTGGAAAAAAACGTGGTGGTGACGACGGCGGTCGCACAAGCAAGGGCGGCGGCTACGGCCTGCTGGGCCTGGGTCTTGTCGTGCTGGCGGCCGTATGGCTGTACAGCGCCGTTTACGTAGTGGATGAGCAGGAGCAGGCCGTGGTGCTGCGCTTCGGCAAATACTACGAAACAGTCGGCCCCGGCCTGAACATCTATTTCCCGCCGATCGACAAGAAGTACATGGAGAACGTCACGCGTGAGCGTGCCTACACCAAGCAGGGCCAGATGCTGACCGAAGACGAGAACATCGTCGAAGTGCCGCTGACCGTGCAGTACAAGATCAGCAACCTGCAGGACTTCGTGCTGAACGTTGATCAGCCGGAAATCAGTCTGCAACACGCGACCGAAAGCGCCCTGCGCCACGTGGTGGGTTCCACCGCCATGGACCAGGTGCTGACCGAAGGTCGTGAATTGATGGCCAGCGAAATCAAGGAGCGCCTGCAACGGTTCCTCGATACCTACCGCACCGGTATCACCGTTACCCAGGTGAACGTACAGAGCGCAGCGGCACCGCGTGAAGTGCAGGAAGCCTTCGATGACGTGATCCGCGCCCGTGAAGACGAGCAGCGTTCGCGCAACCAGGCTGAAACCTATGCCAACGGCGTCGTGCCGGAAGCCCGTGGTCAGGCCCAGCGCATCCTCGAAGATGCCAACGGTTACCGCGACGAAGTGGTCTCCCGCGCCAAGGGTGAGGCGGATCGCTTTACCAAGCTGGTCGCCGAGTACCGCAAGGCTCCGGAAGTCACGCGTGAGCGTCTGTACCTGGACACCATGCAGGAAGTCTTCAGCAACACCAGCAAGGTCCTCGTGACCGGCAGCAAAGGTGGGCAGAACAACCTGCTGTACCTGCCGCTGGACAAGATGATCGAAGGTGGTCGTAGCAGCACCAGCGCACCGTCCACCGGTTCCAATGCCGCTGCCAACGAAGCGAGCGCCCGTGCGGCCGCTGACTTGCTGCAACAGCAAACACGTACCAGGGAGAGTCGTTGA
- a CDS encoding adenylosuccinate synthase, translating into MGKNVVVLGTQWGDEGKGKIVDLLTEHAAAVVRYQGGHNAGHTLVIDGEKTVLHLIPSGVLREGVQCLIGNGVVVAPDALLREITKLEEKGVPVRERLRISPSCPLILSFHVALDQAREKARGELKIGTTGRGIGPAYEDKVARRGLRVGDLLNMPRFEDKLRELVDYHNFMLVGYYKEPAIEFEKTLAECKEYAELLKPLMLDVTAELHDLRRAGKDIMFEGAQGSLLDIDHGTYPYVTSSNTTAGGVATGSGVGPMFLDYILGITKAYTTRVGSGPFPTELFDEVGAHLAKQGHEFGATTGRARRCGWFDAVILRRAIDVNSISGICLTKLDVLDGLEAINICVGYKDADGKDVAPTDADSYVGLQPVYEEVPGWTESTVGAKTLEELPANARAYIKRVEELIGAPIDIISTGPDRNETIVLRHPFA; encoded by the coding sequence ATGGGTAAGAATGTCGTAGTCCTGGGCACCCAATGGGGTGATGAGGGCAAAGGCAAGATCGTTGATCTGCTGACCGAACATGCTGCCGCCGTAGTGCGCTACCAAGGTGGCCACAACGCTGGCCACACCCTGGTCATCGATGGCGAAAAAACCGTCTTGCACCTGATCCCGTCGGGCGTGCTGCGCGAAGGCGTGCAGTGCCTGATCGGCAACGGCGTGGTGGTTGCACCTGACGCCCTGCTGCGTGAGATCACCAAGCTGGAAGAGAAAGGCGTACCGGTGCGCGAGCGCCTGCGTATCAGCCCGTCCTGCCCGCTGATCCTGTCCTTCCACGTTGCGCTGGACCAGGCCCGTGAAAAGGCGCGTGGCGAGCTGAAGATCGGTACGACCGGTCGCGGCATCGGCCCGGCTTACGAAGACAAGGTTGCCCGTCGTGGCCTGCGTGTGGGCGACCTGCTCAACATGCCGCGCTTTGAAGACAAGCTGCGTGAACTGGTGGATTACCACAACTTCATGCTGGTGGGTTACTACAAAGAGCCGGCCATCGAGTTCGAAAAGACCCTGGCCGAGTGCAAGGAATACGCTGAGCTGCTCAAGCCGCTGATGCTGGACGTGACTGCCGAGCTGCACGACCTGCGTCGCGCCGGCAAAGACATCATGTTCGAAGGCGCCCAAGGTTCGTTGCTGGACATCGACCACGGTACCTACCCGTACGTGACCAGCTCCAACACCACCGCGGGTGGTGTTGCGACCGGTTCGGGTGTTGGCCCGATGTTCCTGGACTACATCCTGGGCATCACCAAGGCTTACACCACCCGTGTAGGTTCGGGTCCGTTCCCGACTGAACTGTTCGACGAAGTCGGTGCGCACCTGGCCAAACAAGGTCATGAATTCGGCGCGACCACCGGCCGTGCTCGTCGTTGCGGCTGGTTCGACGCCGTTATCCTGCGTCGCGCTATCGATGTGAACAGCATCTCGGGCATCTGCCTGACCAAGCTGGATGTGCTCGACGGTCTGGAAGCCATCAATATCTGCGTCGGCTACAAAGATGCAGACGGCAAAGACGTTGCCCCGACTGACGCCGACAGCTACGTGGGCCTGCAGCCGGTGTACGAAGAAGTGCCGGGCTGGACCGAATCGACCGTGGGTGCCAAAACCCTGGAAGAGCTGCCGGCCAACGCCCGTGCTTACATCAAGCGCGTTGAAGAGCTGATCGGCGCACCGATCGACATTATTTCGACGGGGCCGGACCGCAACGAAACCATCGTTCTGCGTCACCCGTTCGCTTAA
- a CDS encoding ATP phosphoribosyltransferase regulatory subunit encodes MATVDRWLLPDGIEEVLPPEAARIEVARRQVLDLFQSWGYEFVVTPHIEYLESLLTGAGQDLDLRTFKVIDPQSGRQMGFRADITPQVARIDAHTLRREGPSRLCYAGSVLHAQPRALSSSRSPIQLGAELYGDASPSSDVEVISLMLAMLQLADVPDVHMDLGHVGIYRGLARAAGLSGEVEQQLFDALQRKAIDEVIALTESVPADLAEMLRALVNLCGGREVLVAARERLAKAPAPVLAALDDVLAIAEQLSARFPELPLYFDLGELRGYHYHTGVVFAVFVPGVGQAIAQGGRYDDIGADFGRARPATGFSTDLKTLVTLGRAEVELPSGGIWMPDSTDAALWQQVCQLRSEGQRVVQALPGQPLAAAREADCDRQLILQNGLWQVSPLAS; translated from the coding sequence ATGGCAACGGTAGACCGCTGGCTGCTGCCAGATGGCATCGAAGAAGTACTGCCACCGGAAGCTGCGCGCATTGAAGTAGCGCGTCGCCAGGTGTTGGATCTGTTCCAGAGCTGGGGTTACGAGTTTGTCGTGACCCCCCATATCGAGTACCTGGAATCCCTGCTGACCGGCGCGGGCCAGGACCTGGATCTGCGCACCTTCAAGGTCATCGACCCGCAGTCGGGTCGGCAAATGGGTTTCCGTGCCGACATCACGCCGCAAGTGGCGCGCATCGATGCGCACACCCTGCGCCGCGAAGGCCCGAGCCGCCTGTGCTACGCCGGCAGCGTGCTGCATGCTCAGCCGCGTGCCTTGTCGTCTTCGCGTAGCCCGATCCAGTTGGGCGCCGAGTTGTACGGCGACGCCAGCCCGAGCAGCGACGTTGAAGTGATCAGCCTGATGCTGGCCATGCTGCAACTGGCCGATGTGCCGGATGTGCACATGGACCTGGGCCACGTCGGTATCTACCGTGGCCTGGCGCGTGCGGCCGGTTTGTCCGGTGAAGTGGAACAACAATTGTTCGATGCCCTGCAACGCAAGGCGATCGACGAAGTGATCGCGCTTACCGAAAGCGTGCCGGCTGACCTCGCCGAAATGCTGCGCGCACTGGTCAACCTGTGCGGCGGCCGTGAAGTGCTGGTGGCGGCGCGGGAGCGTCTGGCCAAGGCGCCGGCCCCGGTATTGGCGGCACTGGATGACGTGTTGGCGATTGCCGAGCAGTTGTCGGCGCGCTTCCCGGAGTTGCCGCTGTATTTCGACCTGGGTGAGTTGCGCGGCTACCACTACCACACCGGTGTGGTGTTCGCGGTATTTGTACCGGGTGTTGGCCAGGCCATCGCCCAAGGCGGTCGTTATGACGATATCGGCGCCGACTTCGGTCGTGCGCGTCCGGCCACCGGCTTTTCCACCGATTTGAAAACCCTGGTGACCCTGGGGCGTGCTGAGGTCGAGCTGCCGTCTGGTGGCATCTGGATGCCCGACAGTACGGACGCAGCACTCTGGCAGCAGGTTTGCCAGTTGCGCAGTGAGGGTCAGCGTGTTGTCCAGGCATTGCCTGGGCAGCCATTGGCCGCCGCCCGTGAAGCGGACTGCGACCGGCAATTGATTCTGCAGAACGGGCTTTGGCAAGTATCGCCACTGGCTTCTTGA
- the hflX gene encoding GTPase HflX, producing MFFERHGGGERVILVHLDGQDPEAREDPQEFQELANSAGAETVAFFNVPRHRPTAKYLIGSGKVEELRDLVHAEEADLVIFNHTLTPSQERNLERVFECRVIDRTGLILDIFAQRARTHEGKLQVELAQLDHMSTRLVRGWTHLERQGGGIGMRGPGETQLETDRRLLRVRLRQIKGRLEKVRSQREQSRRGRSRADIPTVSLVGYTNAGKSTLFNNVTQSDVYAADQLFATLDPTLRRLDIDDLGPIVLADTVGFIRHLPHKLVEAFRSTLEESSNSDLLLHVIDAAEPDRMLQIEQVMVVLGEIGAQDLPILEVYNKLDLLEGVEPQIQRDENGKPQRVWLSARDGSGLELLEQAIAELLGSDLFVGTLRLPQRFARLRAQFFELGAVQKEEHDEEGVSLLAVRLPRSELNRLVSREGVVPTEFIEQHTLQ from the coding sequence TTGTTCTTTGAGCGCCACGGTGGTGGTGAGCGAGTAATCCTCGTTCACTTGGATGGACAGGACCCTGAGGCGCGCGAAGATCCGCAGGAGTTTCAGGAGTTGGCAAATTCGGCCGGCGCCGAGACCGTTGCGTTTTTTAACGTACCGCGTCATCGGCCAACCGCCAAATACCTGATTGGCAGCGGCAAGGTCGAGGAGCTGCGCGACCTGGTCCATGCTGAAGAAGCCGATCTGGTGATCTTCAATCACACCCTCACGCCCAGTCAGGAACGTAACCTCGAACGTGTTTTCGAGTGTCGCGTGATCGACCGCACCGGCCTGATTCTCGATATTTTCGCCCAGCGCGCCCGTACCCATGAAGGCAAGCTCCAGGTTGAACTGGCCCAGCTTGACCACATGAGCACCCGGCTGGTTCGTGGCTGGACTCACCTTGAGCGTCAGGGTGGCGGTATCGGCATGCGTGGCCCGGGTGAAACCCAGCTCGAAACCGACCGACGTCTGCTGCGGGTGCGCCTGCGCCAGATCAAGGGCCGCCTGGAAAAAGTCCGCAGCCAGCGTGAGCAATCGCGCCGTGGTCGTTCGCGGGCGGATATCCCTACCGTGTCCCTGGTGGGCTATACCAACGCCGGCAAATCCACGCTGTTCAACAACGTGACCCAATCCGACGTGTACGCGGCCGACCAGCTGTTCGCCACGCTGGACCCGACCTTGCGCCGTCTGGATATCGACGACCTGGGGCCGATTGTCCTGGCCGACACCGTGGGTTTTATTCGCCACTTGCCACACAAACTGGTCGAGGCGTTTCGGTCTACGCTCGAAGAGTCGAGCAATTCCGACCTGCTGTTGCACGTGATCGATGCGGCCGAACCGGATCGCATGCTGCAGATTGAGCAGGTGATGGTGGTGCTGGGTGAGATTGGTGCCCAGGACTTGCCGATCCTCGAGGTCTATAACAAACTCGATTTGCTTGAAGGCGTTGAGCCACAAATCCAGCGTGACGAGAACGGCAAGCCCCAGCGGGTCTGGCTGTCGGCGCGAGATGGGAGTGGTTTGGAGCTGCTTGAACAGGCCATTGCCGAGTTGTTGGGCAGTGATTTGTTTGTCGGCACCTTGCGCTTGCCTCAGCGTTTTGCTCGACTGCGTGCACAGTTTTTCGAGCTGGGCGCGGTACAGAAAGAAGAACACGACGAAGAAGGGGTCAGCTTGCTGGCCGTTCGATTGCCGCGCTCGGAGCTCAACCGGCTGGTCAGCCGCGAGGGTGTCGTACCGACAGAGTTCATCGAACAACACACTTTGCAATAA
- the miaA gene encoding tRNA (adenosine(37)-N6)-dimethylallyltransferase MiaA has protein sequence MSALPPAIFLMGPTAAGKTDLAIELTKVLPCELISVDSALVYRDMDIGTAKPSRELLARYPHALIDIIDPSESYSAADFRTDALAAMAEITARGNIPLLVGGTMLYYKALQEGLADMPPADAQVRAELEEEAARLGWQALHDQLAAVDPVSAARIHPNDPQRLTRALEVWRVSGQTMTEHRLKQSAQSADAGASGRSHLPYTVANLAIAPANRQVLHERIAQRFTIMLEQGFVDEVVALRSRGDLHPGLPSIRAVGYRQVWDHLDGKLTSAEMQERGIIATRQLAKRQFTWLRSWSDLHWLDSLDSDNLSRALKYLGTVSILS, from the coding sequence ATGAGTGCCTTGCCCCCCGCGATCTTCCTGATGGGCCCCACGGCCGCCGGCAAGACCGACCTGGCCATCGAGCTGACCAAGGTGCTGCCGTGCGAGCTGATCAGTGTCGACTCTGCCCTGGTTTACCGGGACATGGACATCGGCACCGCCAAGCCTTCCAGGGAGCTGTTGGCCCGATATCCGCATGCCTTGATTGACATCATCGACCCGTCCGAGAGCTATTCGGCGGCGGATTTTCGCACCGATGCCCTGGCGGCCATGGCCGAGATCACCGCGCGCGGCAATATCCCGCTGCTGGTGGGCGGTACGATGCTCTATTACAAGGCTTTGCAGGAAGGTCTGGCGGATATGCCCCCCGCTGACGCCCAAGTGCGCGCCGAGCTTGAGGAAGAGGCGGCACGCCTTGGCTGGCAAGCCCTGCACGACCAATTGGCGGCGGTGGACCCGGTATCCGCCGCACGCATTCACCCCAATGACCCCCAGCGCCTCACTCGCGCCCTGGAAGTCTGGCGTGTGAGCGGGCAGACCATGACTGAACACCGGCTGAAACAAAGTGCGCAAAGTGCTGACGCAGGCGCATCTGGTCGGTCACATTTGCCCTATACTGTGGCGAATCTGGCCATCGCTCCGGCAAATCGCCAGGTGCTGCATGAACGAATTGCACAAAGATTCACAATTATGTTGGAACAGGGGTTTGTAGACGAGGTCGTAGCACTGCGTTCAAGAGGTGACCTGCATCCGGGGCTGCCTTCGATACGTGCTGTAGGTTACCGACAAGTCTGGGATCATCTGGATGGCAAGCTGACGTCAGCCGAAATGCAGGAGCGCGGCATCATTGCCACGCGCCAATTGGCGAAGCGCCAGTTCACCTGGTTGCGCAGCTGGAGCGATTTGCACTGGTTGGACAGCCTGGACAGCGACAATCTGTCACGCGCCTTGAAATACTTGGGAACGGTCTCCATATTGAGCTGA
- a CDS encoding N-acetylmuramoyl-L-alanine amidase yields MGLGMRFRALVTVVGVLLAAMTVNALAASQVKSVRLWRAPDNTRLVFDLSGPVQHSVFTLTAPDRLVIDINGATLAAPLKVSTANTPITAMRSAQRTPTDLRVVIDLKKVVTPKSFSLAPNAQYGNRLVVDLFDNAADAAPPPAPTPSVATVPAVPVNPSQPQVKLPPPPPAPAGKRDIIVVIDAGHGGEDPGASGSRGQHEKDVVLAIARELQRQINGMKGYRAELTRTGDYFIPLRGRTEIARKKGADLFVSIHADAAPSAAAFGASVFALSDRGATSETARWLADSENRSDLIGGAGNVSLDDKDKMLAGVLLDLSMTASLTSSLNVGQKVLSNIGRVTSLHKQRVEQAGFMVLKSPDIPSILVETGFISNSNEASKLASASHQQALARSISAGVRQFFQQNPPPGTYIAWLRDSGKIAQGPRDHRVQPGDTLAMLAVRFQVSPATLRSANNLKSDELKVGQMLTIPGTELAAQ; encoded by the coding sequence ATGGGGTTAGGTATGCGCTTTCGCGCGTTGGTTACTGTCGTAGGGGTGTTGCTTGCGGCAATGACTGTCAATGCTCTGGCTGCTTCACAGGTGAAAAGTGTTCGCCTGTGGCGAGCGCCGGATAACACGCGACTGGTGTTCGACCTGTCTGGCCCGGTCCAGCACAGCGTCTTTACCCTGACGGCGCCTGATCGCCTGGTGATCGACATCAACGGTGCGACCCTGGCGGCGCCCTTGAAAGTCTCCACCGCCAACACGCCGATTACCGCCATGCGCTCGGCCCAGCGTACGCCGACCGACCTGCGCGTGGTTATCGACCTGAAAAAAGTCGTGACCCCCAAAAGCTTCTCCCTGGCCCCGAATGCCCAGTATGGCAACCGGCTGGTGGTCGACCTGTTCGACAACGCCGCCGATGCCGCGCCGCCGCCTGCGCCGACCCCGAGCGTGGCCACGGTGCCTGCGGTGCCGGTCAACCCGTCGCAACCCCAGGTCAAATTGCCGCCGCCGCCTCCGGCCCCGGCCGGCAAGCGCGACATCATCGTGGTGATCGACGCCGGCCATGGCGGCGAAGATCCGGGCGCCTCCGGTTCGCGTGGCCAGCATGAAAAAGACGTGGTATTGGCCATCGCCCGCGAGCTGCAGCGCCAGATCAACGGCATGAAAGGCTACCGCGCCGAGCTGACCCGTACCGGCGACTATTTCATTCCATTGCGCGGCCGTACCGAAATCGCCCGCAAGAAGGGCGCCGACCTGTTTGTCTCGATCCACGCCGACGCCGCACCGTCGGCCGCTGCTTTCGGCGCCTCGGTGTTTGCCCTGTCGGACCGCGGCGCTACTTCCGAGACCGCTCGTTGGCTGGCCGACAGCGAAAACCGTTCCGACTTGATCGGCGGGGCCGGCAACGTGTCCCTCGATGACAAAGACAAAATGCTCGCTGGCGTACTGCTCGACCTGTCGATGACCGCTTCGCTGACCTCCAGCTTGAACGTCGGCCAGAAGGTGTTGAGCAATATCGGTCGCGTGACCTCGCTGCACAAACAGCGTGTGGAGCAGGCCGGGTTCATGGTGTTGAAATCGCCGGATATCCCGTCGATCCTGGTGGAAACCGGGTTTATCTCCAACTCCAACGAAGCCTCGAAGCTGGCCAGCGCCAGCCATCAGCAGGCCCTGGCGCGTTCGATCAGCGCCGGTGTTCGCCAGTTCTTCCAGCAGAACCCGCCGCCGGGCACGTATATCGCCTGGTTGCGCGATTCCGGGAAAATCGCCCAAGGCCCGCGTGATCACCGGGTGCAGCCCGGCGACACCCTGGCCATGCTGGCCGTGCGCTTCCAGGTCTCGCCCGCAACGTTGCGCAGCGCCAATAACCTGAAGTCCGATGAATTGAAGGTCGGCCAGATGTTGACCATCCCCGGCACTGAATTGGCGGCACAGTAA
- a CDS encoding methyl-accepting chemotaxis protein — MSAVLSLLQSRLLRPVFVTLGIALLVQVLVAVALTRSTVTALEADLGNRLGVDSQKLSGELAQAGKEVTSSLDSLSTSTRQRLTAGLSTRLQEEQKQLRATLEKDLQDSANDMAQLLASVAPRAMWDSDVPTLSEFARRAQRNPNVLFVVYDDAAGEHLTRYLNRENPINQALLEKGKGDRALDKVLDAAKNDPSVFYVEASISPNGVEIGKVRMGVSTAAVETDLAALDKRFAALIASGDQLVGDSLKGAAADSAAAMGARLQSAQATATQMTANTTGAVQEAAGTLRWRIGMGLAVVGFGVLLLIAVVLGRRVVNRLKLLIAAMDDLAAGEGDLTKRVQISSKDEIGDMASAVNRFVDKLQPIVREAGDVAQRTGVEIGAMTLRNAGADKAAGLQRDEVAESLRALSQMADEAQAESHAMQAALQQVVDIRQATDENSRTSTEVGSLIEALAGQVQAGSQVIERLAQQSEQIEVVLTVIHGIAEQTNLLALNAAIEAARAGETGRGFAVVADEVRALASKTQSSTGDIQAHIVALQQGAREAVETIGKAGRQANEGLLVLRDSVRLQQTVQASVEQVHAAIGLATRAAEHQAQGAHAVRGRVEVIHAQAERAAQAVQETTASGKVLDGLAAQLKASLGQFRA; from the coding sequence ATGTCTGCCGTTCTCTCATTGTTACAAAGCCGTCTGTTGCGGCCGGTGTTCGTTACCCTCGGTATCGCTCTTTTGGTGCAGGTGCTGGTGGCGGTCGCTCTAACCCGAAGCACGGTCACGGCCCTGGAGGCCGATTTAGGCAATCGCCTGGGGGTCGACAGCCAGAAACTGTCGGGTGAATTGGCTCAGGCCGGCAAGGAAGTCACGTCGAGCCTGGACAGCCTTTCCACCAGCACCCGTCAGCGTCTTACGGCGGGGCTTTCCACGCGTCTGCAGGAAGAGCAGAAGCAATTGCGTGCGACCCTGGAAAAAGACCTGCAGGACTCCGCCAATGACATGGCGCAACTGCTGGCCTCGGTGGCGCCCCGCGCCATGTGGGACAGCGACGTGCCGACACTCTCGGAGTTTGCCCGGCGCGCCCAGCGCAATCCGAATGTATTGTTTGTGGTGTATGACGACGCGGCGGGTGAGCACCTGACCCGTTACCTGAACCGTGAAAACCCGATCAACCAGGCACTGTTGGAAAAGGGCAAGGGCGACCGCGCCCTGGATAAAGTGCTCGATGCGGCAAAAAATGACCCTTCGGTGTTCTACGTCGAGGCGTCCATCAGCCCTAACGGCGTTGAGATTGGCAAGGTGCGCATGGGCGTCTCGACCGCGGCCGTAGAGACCGACCTGGCGGCGCTGGACAAGCGTTTTGCCGCGCTGATCGCCAGTGGTGATCAACTGGTGGGCGACAGCCTCAAGGGTGCGGCGGCCGATAGTGCGGCAGCCATGGGCGCACGCCTGCAGTCGGCGCAAGCCACCGCAACCCAAATGACCGCCAACACCACCGGCGCCGTGCAGGAGGCTGCCGGCACGCTGCGCTGGCGCATCGGTATGGGCCTTGCGGTGGTTGGCTTTGGCGTGTTGCTGCTGATCGCCGTGGTGCTCGGGCGGCGCGTGGTCAATCGGCTGAAGCTGTTGATTGCGGCCATGGACGACCTGGCGGCTGGCGAGGGCGACCTTACCAAGCGTGTGCAGATCAGCAGCAAGGACGAAATCGGCGACATGGCGTCGGCGGTCAATCGCTTTGTGGATAAGTTGCAGCCGATCGTGCGTGAGGCGGGCGATGTGGCTCAGCGTACCGGTGTGGAAATCGGCGCCATGACCTTGCGCAATGCCGGGGCCGACAAGGCGGCCGGCTTGCAGCGTGACGAAGTCGCCGAAAGTTTGCGCGCCCTCTCGCAAATGGCCGACGAAGCCCAGGCCGAAAGCCATGCGATGCAGGCGGCGTTGCAGCAGGTGGTGGATATTCGCCAGGCCACGGACGAAAACTCACGCACCTCGACGGAAGTCGGCAGCCTGATCGAGGCGCTGGCGGGGCAAGTGCAGGCCGGCTCTCAGGTGATTGAACGGCTGGCACAGCAGAGTGAGCAGATCGAAGTGGTGCTGACGGTGATTCACGGTATTGCCGAACAGACCAACCTGTTGGCGCTCAACGCGGCCATCGAAGCGGCGCGTGCCGGTGAAACCGGACGTGGTTTTGCGGTGGTGGCGGACGAAGTGCGGGCGCTGGCAAGTAAAACCCAAAGCTCTACCGGTGATATCCAGGCGCATATCGTTGCGCTGCAGCAGGGGGCGCGTGAGGCGGTGGAAACCATCGGCAAGGCTGGGCGCCAGGCCAATGAAGGTTTGCTGGTGCTGCGTGACAGCGTGCGCTTGCAGCAGACCGTGCAGGCTTCAGTCGAGCAGGTGCATGCGGCGATTGGGTTGGCCACGCGTGCGGCTGAGCATCAGGCGCAGGGCGCGCATGCGGTGCGTGGGCGGGTTGAGGTGATCCATGCCCAGGCCGAGCGTGCGGCGCAGGCGGTGCAGGAGACGACCGCCAGTGGCAAGGTGCTGGATGGGTTGGCGGCGCAGTTGAAGGCGAGTCTGGGGCAGTTTCGGGCCTAG
- the hfq gene encoding RNA chaperone Hfq, with amino-acid sequence MSKGHSLQDPYLNTLRKEKVGVSIYLVNGIKLQGTIESFDQFVILLKNTVSQMVYKHAISTVVPVRPIRLPSAAGDEQGDAEPGNA; translated from the coding sequence ATGTCAAAAGGGCATTCGCTACAAGACCCTTACTTGAATACTTTACGTAAAGAGAAAGTGGGGGTTTCCATCTACCTGGTCAACGGTATCAAGCTGCAAGGCACGATCGAGTCGTTCGACCAGTTCGTGATCCTGCTGAAAAACACCGTCAGCCAGATGGTTTACAAGCACGCTATCTCGACAGTCGTTCCAGTTCGTCCAATCCGTCTGCCTAGCGCAGCCGGTGATGAACAGGGTGACGCTGAGCCAGGTAACGCCTGA